The following are encoded in a window of Planctomycetaceae bacterium genomic DNA:
- the grpE gene encoding nucleotide exchange factor GrpE, with protein sequence MSKEDSKEPVEKSENKEDKKENQLEKLQAEKDEIFERLQRVSAEFVNYQKRSVRQISESVAYEKEHILKSLLPVLDNFEHTLAHIDKIEGAAEVTKGVKIIYDQCVAALKSHGVEPIIAVGEKFDPAFHQALTQRSEPDKEEMTVLEEFRTGYKLGDKILRPSIVIVNKKAAEPANDEAPADDSGSENGD encoded by the coding sequence ATGAGTAAAGAAGATTCAAAAGAACCGGTTGAAAAGTCGGAAAATAAAGAAGACAAAAAAGAAAATCAGCTTGAAAAACTTCAGGCTGAAAAAGATGAAATTTTCGAAAGGCTCCAGCGCGTCAGCGCCGAGTTCGTCAATTATCAGAAACGTTCCGTTAGGCAGATTTCAGAATCCGTCGCTTATGAAAAGGAACATATATTAAAATCACTTCTGCCGGTACTGGATAATTTCGAGCACACTTTGGCTCATATCGATAAAATTGAAGGCGCGGCCGAAGTAACAAAAGGCGTCAAAATTATTTATGACCAATGTGTGGCGGCGCTTAAATCGCACGGAGTTGAGCCGATAATAGCGGTCGGCGAAAAATTCGACCCCGCGTTTCATCAGGCTCTTACGCAGAGAAGCGAGCCGGACAAGGAAGAAATGACGGTTCTCGAAGAGTTCAGAACGGGCTACAAACTCGGCGATAAAATTCTTCGTCCGTCGATAGTAATAGTGAATAAAAAAGCTGCCGAGCCGGCTAATGACGAAGCACCTGCTGATGACAGCGGTAGTGAAAACGGAGATTAG
- a CDS encoding zinc ribbon domain-containing protein — MPTYDYKCENCDHGFEKFQSMSAPVLRKCPKCGKSTLKRLIGIGAGIIFKGSGFYQTDYRSDSYTQSAKKETDKNTKKEEKTETKTETKSETKVETKSEPKKTSEPKTEKKEKKK, encoded by the coding sequence ATGCCGACTTACGATTATAAATGTGAAAACTGCGATCATGGGTTTGAGAAATTTCAATCGATGAGTGCACCTGTTTTGCGTAAATGCCCGAAGTGCGGCAAATCGACTTTGAAAAGACTCATAGGCATAGGCGCAGGAATTATTTTCAAAGGCAGCGGCTTCTATCAGACAGATTACAGAAGCGATTCGTACACACAATCAGCTAAAAAAGAAACCGACAAGAATACAAAAAAAGAAGAGAAGACAGAGACGAAAACAGAAACCAAATCCGAAACAAAAGTGGAAACAAAGAGCGAGCCGAAAAAAACTTCAGAACCAAAGACAGAGAAGAAAGAAAAGAAAAAGTAA